The Salinispora tropica CNB-440 genome has a window encoding:
- a CDS encoding exodeoxyribonuclease III produces MRLATWNVNSVKARLPRLLDWLAGTNPDVVCLQETKCPDGAFPVAEVGTLGYTVASHSDGRWNGVAILSRVGLTDVTVGFPDEPGFPDPEARALSATCAGLRVWSVYVPNGRTLDDPHYAYKLAWLGALRDTLEVELTGGAPLAVCGDFNVAPTDSDVWDPALFTGSTHVTPAERTALAALRDLGLDDVVPTPMKGPHPFTYWDYRAGMFHQNKGMRIDLVYASAPFARVVRAAYVDREARKGKGPSDHAPIVVDADLVPAVETF; encoded by the coding sequence ATGCGCCTGGCGACGTGGAACGTCAACTCGGTGAAGGCCCGCCTGCCCCGGCTGCTCGACTGGCTGGCGGGCACGAACCCGGATGTCGTCTGCCTCCAGGAGACCAAGTGCCCGGACGGCGCGTTCCCGGTCGCCGAGGTTGGCACGCTCGGCTACACGGTCGCCAGCCACAGTGACGGCCGGTGGAACGGGGTCGCCATTCTGTCCCGGGTCGGCCTGACCGATGTCACCGTCGGCTTCCCCGACGAGCCGGGCTTTCCCGATCCGGAGGCGCGCGCCCTCTCCGCCACCTGCGCCGGACTACGGGTCTGGTCGGTCTACGTGCCCAACGGCCGAACCCTCGACGACCCGCACTACGCGTACAAGCTGGCCTGGCTCGGCGCGCTACGGGACACGCTGGAGGTTGAGCTGACCGGGGGCGCACCGTTGGCGGTGTGCGGCGACTTCAACGTGGCCCCCACCGACTCAGACGTGTGGGATCCAGCCCTGTTCACCGGCTCCACCCACGTCACGCCCGCCGAACGGACCGCACTCGCGGCGTTGCGCGATCTGGGCCTCGACGACGTGGTGCCGACTCCGATGAAGGGCCCGCATCCGTTCACCTACTGGGACTATCGGGCCGGGATGTTCCATCAGAACAAGGGCATGCGGATCGACCTGGTGTACGCCTCGGCGCCGTTCGCCCGCGTGGTCCGGGCCGCGTACGTGGACCGGGAGGCCCGCAAGGGCAAGGGTCCCTCCGACCATGCCCCGATCGTCGTGGACGCCGACCTTGTCCCGGCGGTGGAGACATTCTGA
- a CDS encoding sulfotransferase domain-containing protein encodes MINRTIDFAKHHTPNSMRRMARRAQLEAHNTRKRLAVPVVDRCEFDNIYHCTVHKTGSQWIKALFSDPAVYRHSGLLPYDPRFYKRRNLPLIPPGRVGLALFHSYPRFEKISKPGTYRAFFVIRDPRDIVISSYFSLRNSHAPMGDILQVRKTLREIPMKEGLLYVIERHSKRHLFTQLRTWAVAPSSETFRLFRYEDLTGERQLEEVDQLMRHCGITLPSAELEPLLSRYSFSKMRKDRESAGKISHYRKGKAGDWRNHFDDEVYAAFTAATGDLVEVLGYPARDAVS; translated from the coding sequence ATGATTAATCGCACGATCGATTTCGCCAAGCACCACACGCCGAATTCCATGCGCCGCATGGCGCGCCGAGCACAACTCGAGGCCCACAACACAAGAAAGCGGCTCGCCGTCCCGGTGGTCGACCGGTGCGAGTTCGACAACATCTACCACTGCACCGTACACAAGACCGGCAGCCAGTGGATCAAAGCCCTGTTCAGCGACCCCGCCGTCTATCGCCATTCCGGGCTACTCCCCTACGACCCGCGGTTCTACAAGCGACGCAACCTCCCCCTGATTCCACCCGGCCGGGTAGGTCTGGCTCTTTTTCATTCTTATCCGCGCTTTGAGAAGATTTCGAAACCCGGCACCTATCGCGCATTCTTTGTGATTCGCGATCCACGCGATATCGTCATTTCAAGCTACTTTTCGCTCCGCAACTCACATGCCCCGATGGGCGATATCCTCCAGGTACGGAAGACGCTGCGGGAAATCCCGATGAAGGAAGGACTGCTCTACGTCATCGAACGCCACTCCAAGCGGCACCTCTTCACGCAGCTGCGGACGTGGGCCGTCGCCCCGAGCTCCGAGACCTTCCGTCTGTTCCGCTACGAGGACCTGACCGGAGAGCGGCAGCTGGAGGAGGTGGACCAGCTGATGCGGCACTGCGGGATCACTCTGCCCTCTGCCGAGCTGGAGCCGCTGTTGTCCCGCTACAGCTTCTCCAAGATGCGGAAGGACCGGGAGAGCGCTGGGAAGATTTCCCACTACCGAAAGGGCAAAGCCGGCGACTGGCGCAACCACTTCGATGACGAGGTTTACGCGGCGTTCACGGCGGCGACCGGAGATCTCGTGGAGGTTCTCGGCTATCCGGCCCGCGACGCGGTTTCCTGA